A genome region from bacterium includes the following:
- a CDS encoding alpha/beta hydrolase: protein MIAGLEHQYFNTNGVRLHVALAGPDHGRLLIFLHGFPEFWYGWRRQIDFFARLGYRVLAPDQRGYNLSDKPGGIAAYGLDHLARDIVGLIKAVGRERALIVGHDWGAVVAWWLALRHADCVEKLAVLNGPHPQVMRRHLLHDAVQRRKSWYIFFFQLPGLPEWRMQKNGWEIAGRALLKTSRPGTFGEADLAEYRAAWSQPGAVTAMINWYRAALRQRRGGAGHATVKMPALIIWGGRDRFLRTELAEASLAQCEHAELLLLENASHWVQHEEAEAVNQRLQQFFIA, encoded by the coding sequence ATGATCGCCGGACTCGAACATCAGTATTTCAACACCAATGGCGTGCGGCTGCACGTCGCGCTCGCCGGGCCGGACCACGGCCGCTTGCTCATTTTCCTGCACGGCTTTCCGGAGTTTTGGTATGGCTGGCGCCGGCAGATCGATTTTTTTGCGCGTTTGGGTTATCGCGTGCTGGCGCCGGATCAGCGCGGTTACAATCTGAGCGACAAGCCCGGCGGCATTGCCGCCTATGGTCTCGATCATCTCGCGCGTGACATCGTGGGTTTGATCAAGGCGGTTGGCCGGGAACGCGCCCTGATCGTGGGACATGACTGGGGCGCAGTCGTGGCGTGGTGGCTGGCGCTGCGACATGCGGACTGCGTGGAGAAGCTGGCGGTCTTGAACGGGCCGCATCCCCAAGTCATGCGCCGCCACCTGCTGCACGATGCCGTGCAAAGGCGCAAGAGCTGGTACATTTTCTTTTTTCAACTGCCCGGGCTGCCGGAATGGCGCATGCAAAAGAACGGTTGGGAAATCGCCGGCCGGGCCTTGCTGAAGACCAGCCGGCCCGGCACCTTCGGCGAAGCCGATCTGGCAGAATATCGCGCGGCCTGGTCACAACCTGGCGCCGTGACCGCGATGATCAACTGGTACCGTGCGGCGTTGCGGCAACGCCGCGGAGGTGCCGGCCACGCCACTGTGAAGATGCCGGCATTGATAATTTGGGGTGGCCGTGACCGCTTTCTCCGCACCGAACTGGCGGAAGCCAGCCTGGCGCAGTGCGAACACGCCGAGCTGCTGCTTTTGGAAAACGCCAGCCATTGGGTGCAGCATGAAGAGGCCGAGGCGGTTAACCAACGGCTGCAGCAATTTTTCATCGCTTGA